TATGGCGTATTTGGAAATAACGGAAATATAGTTAGACCAAGAGTATATACAAAAGTTTTAGATAGAACAGGAAAAAATATATTAGAAACCAAAACACAGAGTAATAAAGTACTTTCTCCAGAAGCTGCCTACATTATGTATGATATGCTTAAAGAACCGGTTTCCCCTGGTGGAACTGGTCGTAATGCTAATTTTGAAGGTATGAGTGTAAGAGGTAAAACTGGTACATCCTCAAACGGTAAGGACCTTTGGTTCTCTGGTCTAACTCCATATTATTCAGCTACTGTATGGGTTGGAAATGATGATAATTCAGATATACAGGGTGGAATATATAGTTCAACTGTGGGAAAACTTTGGAGTAGAATTATGCAAGAAGCTCATAAGAATTTACAAGATAAAGATATACCTAGACCAAGTAATATAGTAGAATCAAAAGTCTCTATGGATTCTGGTACCCTTCCATCAGAACTCTCATATAAAGATCCTAGAGGTTCGAGAGTATATACAGAACTATTTATAAAAGGAACTGAACCTACTACCTATGATAATGTACATGTTAGTGCAAGTGTAGTTGATAAGGGTAATAGAAAATATGTATTAGCTAGTTCAAGTAGTAATCCTAGAACTGTACAACAGAGAGTATTTATAAAGAGAGATTATACTCCATCTGCCTACTTAAAGGATCAACCTTATGTGTTACCAAAAGCATATGACGATTCTAAATTTCAAATTACTAATATAGATACCAGTAATAAAGATAAGGAGAAAAATAAAGAAAAGGAGAAGGAAAAAGATAATCCAAATCAAGGAAATCCCACTCCTGATACTACACAAAATCAAACTCCACCATCAACACCTGTAAATCCTAATTCATCTTTACCTGGTTCTGAAGGACAAAAAAAGGAAAAAGATAAATTAAAGGATAAGCTAAAAAAAGCTAATTAAAAAACAAAATAATAAATAAAATTAAAATAGGATAGCAAATGCTATCCTATTTTAATTTTTAGTTTTAGGTTCAAATATCAAAGCTGCGGTATACCCAAATACGATTGCCGCTGCTATTCCAGCAGCCGTACCTTTTATGCCACCAGTAAATATCCCTAAGAACCCTATTGCTTCAACTTCTTTAATTACACCTTTAGCTAGTGTATTACCAAAACCGGGTAATGGCACTGTGGCTCCAGCTCCTCCAATAGCCACAAGTTTATCATATAATCCAAAAGCCCCTAATATTACACCTATTGTTACAAAACTAACTAGTATTCTTGCTGGGGTAAGTTTTGTTGTATCCATTAATATTTGAGCAATTACACAAATTATTCCACCTACTATAAAGCTCATTAAATAGTTCATTATTTTTTACCTCCTATTTCTATAGCAACAGCATGCGCTATACTAGGAATACTTTCTCCTTGAAGAGAAGATGTTGGGCTCATCAATGCTCCAGTTGACACTAATAGCACTCTTTTTAATTTTCTTGTTAACATATTTTTGTATATATATCCTGTGGTAACGACAGCAGAACATCCACATCCGCTACCGCCACACTGAACATCTTGTTTTTCAGCATCAAAAACTTCAATGCCACAATCCTTATAAACTTTACTTATATCATAATCATATTGACGCAGTAATTGTTCAGTTATATCTTTTCCTAATTTACCTAAATCTCCTGTTATTATAAGGTCATAATCATTTGGTTTTCTATTTGTATCATCTAAATGCTGCTTTATAGTATCCACTGCAGCTGGTGCCATTGCAGATCCCATATTGTTAGGATCTGTTTCCCCATAATCTTTTACT
The nucleotide sequence above comes from Hathewaya histolytica. Encoded proteins:
- the spoVAE gene encoding stage V sporulation protein AE, which produces MNYLMSFIVGGIICVIAQILMDTTKLTPARILVSFVTIGVILGAFGLYDKLVAIGGAGATVPLPGFGNTLAKGVIKEVEAIGFLGIFTGGIKGTAAGIAAAIVFGYTAALIFEPKTKN